CAACAGCTGTTGCTGTTCTTTGCTCAATGTCAGGTCCTCCAGCAGTTCCGGCCGGCGTTGCCAGGTTCTGCCAAGGGACTGCTTGAGACGCCAGCGCCGGATCAGTGCATGATTACCACTGAGCAGCACCTCCGGTACGCGCCGCCCCGCAAACTCTTCCGGCCGGGTGTAATGCGGACAATCCAGCCACCCTTCCGTAAACGAATCCTCTGCCGCCGAATCGGCGTGACCCAGAACCCCGGGAATCAGCCGGGCTACCGAATCAAGGAGCACCATGGCTCCCAGTTCACCACCGGACAGAACATAGTCCCCGATGGAAATTTCCTCATCGACACACATGTCGATGATGCGCTCGTCGATACCTTCGTACCGACCACACAGCAGGACGATGCTTTCCAGCTGCGACAGCTCCCGAGCACGCTGCTGCGTCAGCGGGCGGCCCTGCGGTGACAGGTAAATCACCCGTGGCGGCGCGGGCGCCTGCTCGCGAATCGCTTCGATTGCTTCGAGCAGTGGCTCAACCTTCATCAGCATGCCGGGACCGCCACCGAAGGGCCGGTCATCCACCGTGCGATGCCGATCATGGGCATGATCACGCGGGTTGCTGAAAACCACCGTCATCTGTTCGCGGCTCACGGCACGGCCTGTTACGCCGTATTCGGTCAGAGCCGAGAACATCTCCGGAAACAGCGTTACTACACCGGCCCACACCGGTCAGAACTCCGGATCCCAATCGACCTGCATCAGGCCGGCCTGCAGATCGATGTGCTTCACATACAGATCCGGCAGGTAGGGCAACAACCGCTCACGCGTGTCGACACTCCCCTCGCAGGGCTTGACGACCATCACGTCGTTCGAACCGGTCTCGAGCATATGGTCGATGCGACCCAGCAATTGACCTTCCAGCGTCTCGACCCGCAGGCCTTCGAGCTGATACCAGTAAAACTCGCCGTCTTCGAGATCGGGCAGAGCGTCGTGCGCCACGCAGATCTCGAAATTCACCAGATCCTCGGCCTGATTGCGGTCGTCCACGCCCTTGAGCTGAACGATCAGGACGCGACCCTGCACGCGAGCACCGGTGACAGATACCGTACGCTGTTCCGCGCCCCGGCGAAGGGACCATTGCGGATAGTCCAGCACGTTATCCAGCGGGTCGGTATGCGACAGCACCTTCACCGCCCCACGAATGCCATGCACCGAAACGATCTTGCCCAGGACCAGCATGGGCGATCCGGACTGTTCCGGCGAGGAGGCCATATCAGGCAGAGGCCTGAGCTTCCTTCAGCAGCGATGCAACGCGGTCAGACGGCTGTGCACCCTGGCTCAGCCAGTAGCTGACGCGCTCCTGGTTTACCGACAGGCGCATCTCACCACCCGCAGCGACCGGGTTGAAGAAGCCAACGCGCTCGACGAAACGGCCATCACGGGCGTTACGGCTGTTGGCTACGGTCAGGTGATAGAAGGGGCGCTTCTTGGAGCCACCACGAGCAAGACGAATGGTTACCATGTGAACATCGTTTCCTGTGTTTGAGTCACGCTTCAAATAATTCATCACGGGCCTATAGCCCGAAAGGTCGCGTATTCTACGGAATATCCCGACTGATGAAAACTGTTTTTTCGGCAGAGCGCCGGGCCGGGGCGACGAGTGCCCCGCCCCGGCATCGAATCAGAACTTCGGCATACCGCCGCCCGGCGGCATCATTCCGCCACCGCCGCCACCGCCAAGGCCGCCCATGCCGCGCATCAGCTTGGCCATGCCACCCTTGCCACTGACCTTCTTCATCATCTTCTGCATCTGCTTGTGCTGCTTGATGACACGGCCGATATCCTGGATCTGGGTACCCGATCCGGCGGCGATCCGGCGCTTGCGCGAGCCGCTGATGATATCAGGGTTACGCCGCTCGCCGGGGGTCATCGAGTTGATGATGGCCTCCATCTGCTTGAACTGCTTTTCCGCCTGGGTCTGCGCCGTTTCCATCTGGGAGGGGCTGATCTTGCCCATCATCGGCAGCTTGTCCATCAGCGAACCAAGACCGCCCATGCCGCGCATCTGCTGCAGCTGGTCACGGAAGTCCTCGAGGTCAAAGCCCTTGCCCTTCTTGAGCTTCTTGGCCAGCTTTTCAGCCTTGTCCTTGTCGAGCTTCTGTTCGGCCTGCTCGATCAGGCTGAGCACATCGCCCATGCCCAGGATGCGCGAAGCAACACGATCCGGATGGAACACCTCCAGCGCGTCGGTCTTCTCGCCCATGCCGAGGAACTTGATCGGCTTGCCAGTGATGTGTCGCACGGACAACGCAGCACCGCCGCGTGCGTCGCCATCGACCTTGGTCAGGATCACGCCGGTGAGCGGCAGGGCCTCGTTGAACGCCTGCGCCGTCGTTGCAGCGTCCTGACCGGTCATCGCGTCGACCACGAAGAGCGTTTCGGCCGGCTTCGCCGCGGCATGCACCGCGCGAATCTCGTCCATCATGTCGGCGTCGATATGCAGGCGGCCTGCGGTATCGACGATGAGCACGTCCATGAAGCGGTTCTTCGCCTCACGCAGCGCCGCTTCGACAATCGCCACCGGCTTCTGCCCGGCATCCGACGGGAAGAAGGAAACGTCGACTTCCTTGGCCAGGGTCTCGAGCTGCTTGATCGCTGCCGGACGATAGACGTCGGCGCTGACTACCATCACCTTTTTCTTCTGGCGCTCTCGCAACGTCTTGGCCAGCTTGGCAACGGACGTCGTCTTACCTGCACCCTGCAGACCGGCCATCAGGATGACCGCAGGCGGCGATACTGCCAGGTTGAGCCCGACAGTCTCGCCCATCACCGCTTCCAGCTCGGCGCGAATGATCTTCACGAAGGCCTGGCCTGGGGACAGACTGCGCGACACCTCCTGACCCACGGCGCGCTCGCGTACCTGGTCAACGAAGCTCTTGACCACCGGCAGCGCAACATCCGCCTCAAGCAGCGCCATGCGCACTTCGCGCAGGGTGTCCTTGATGTTCTCGTCAGTCAGCTTGGCCCGGCCGGTGACGCCGCGCAGGCTGTGCGACAGGCGATCGGTAAGATTTTCAAACATCGGTCATCTCCTCTGCTTCGCGTACCCGGACGGGTGGAAGCCAACAAGCCGGCAAGTATAACGCCGCAACGCGGCAGATTACAGGCAAGCGCTTTATCAGCTTCGCGGCTTATGCCACACTGCGCCTTTATTGATAACCTTTCTCAAGGACGTATGACCGCTCTGATTTCCAGCGTGCTGGCAGCGGCCCTTTACCTGGGCGCGGCTTATTATCAGATGCACTGCATGGGCAAGCGCCTGGCGGTGAACGGCAATCTCCTGCGCGGCCTGGGACTGGCCGCCCTTCTGATTCATGCGATCAGCCTTTACGTCGAGCTGTCGAGGGGCCCCGGGCTATCGCTCGGGTTCTTCAATGCCGCGTCGCTGATCGCCTGGCTGGTGATTGCGCTGACCCTGGCTTCCAGCCTGCGCGCGCCCACCGCATCGCTGCTGCTGGGCCTGTTTCCGCTGGGGGCGGTTACCGCCGTACTCTCGTCATTGCTGCCCGATCATGGCGCGATTCGCATCGCCGGCCAGGAAGGATTGCTGACGCACATCCTGCTGTCGATTCTGGCTTACGGGATCCTGACCATAGCGGCATTCCAGGCCGTGCTGCTCGCGGTGCAGAACTACCAGCTCAAGCACAAGCATCCGACCCGCTTCATTCGTACCTTCCCGCCACTGCAGACGATGGAACGGCTTTTATTCCAGTTCCTGACCTGCGGCGAGGCGCTACTGACGCTGGCCCTGATCTCCGGATTCGTCTACCTGGACAACATGTTTGCCCAGGACGTGGCGCACAAGACCCTTCTCTCCTGTCTGGCCTGGGTGGTGTTTGGCATTCTGCTATGGGGCCGCTACCTTAGAGGCTGGCGAGGCAGCAATGCGATCCGCTGGACACTGGCAGGTTTCCTCCTGCTCATGCTGGCCTACTTCGGCAGCAAACTGGTCCACGAGTTTGTTCTTCCGCTGTGAAACTCCGCCTATTTCGGTCCCTTGAGGTAACACCTTGAACGACACCAGCACAGGCGTTCTGTTGATCGTCCTGCTCATCCTCATAATTCTCTCGGCGTTCTTCTCAAGCTCCGAAACCAGCATGATGAGCTTGAACCGCTACCGGCTGAAACACCTCACCAAGGAAGGACACAAGGGCGCGCGACGCGCATCCAGATTGCTCGAGCGCCCCGACCGGCTGCTGGGGACTATTCTGGTCGGCAACAACATAGTGAATATCCTGGCCGCATCGATAGCGACAGTCATCGCCGTGCAGGTATGGGGCGATGCCGGCATCGCCATCGCCACGGTGGTGCTGACCGTGGTAGTGCTCATCTTCGGTGAAATCACTCCCAAGACACTTGCGGCGCTGCGGCCGGAGTTGATCGCGTTCCCAGCCAGCGTCGTGTTGTCCGTACTGCAGAAGCTCCTGTATCCCGTCGTCTGGCTGTGCAGCGCCATCAGCAGCCTGCTGCTGCGCATGATCGGGGTGAACCCGAGCGACACAGGTGCCGATCAACTGACCACCGATGAGCTACGGACCGTTGTCCGCGAGGCCGGCCTCGGAATGAGCCGCAGCCGGCAGAGCATGCTGTTGGGAATTCTCGACCTGGAAAAGATGACGGTCGACGACATCATGGTCCCGCGCAACGAGGCGGTCGGCATCGATCTGGAAGACGACATGCCGGTGATCATCAACCAGCTCCGCGCGTCCCATCACACCCGGCTGCCGGTCTATGAAGGCGACATCAACAACATCAAGGGCATCGTGCACATGCGCTCCATCGCGCGGCTGCTCAGCCGTGGGGACCTGACCAAGGAAGCGCTGGCCAACGCATGCAGGGAGCCGTATTTCGTTCCGGAAAATACGCCGCTGCACACGCAGCTGTTCAACTTCCAGAAACAGAAGCGACGCATTGCCATCGTCGTCGACGAATACGGTGACGTGATTGGCCTGGTGACGCTGGAAGACATCCTCGAGGAGATCGTCGGCGAGTTCACCACCGACATGTTGCTGCCGAGTCAGGATATCCATCCGCAGGAAGACGGCAGCTACGTCATCGAGGGCGGCGCCGCGATCCGCGACATCAACAAGCAGCTGCAGTGGAAGCTGCCTGCAGACGGTCCCAAGACGCTCAACGGCTTGATTACCGAACAGCTGGAAAGCATTCCGGAAAGTCCTGTGTGCCTGACCATCGGCATGTATCGCCTGGAAATTCTTCAGACCAAGGACAACATGATCAAGAGCGTGCGCGTCTCGGCGCGGACCAGCGAAGCACGACACGCCGATCGCGCTCAGACATCCTGACCGTCCGGGGCGACACGGTCAGCGACGCCGGCTGCCCAGGCACGGTAACCCTCAGCGGACGGGTGATAACCATCGCGCGCCAGCATGTGTGGGGCGAACACCGCAGCGAACGGCACGTGCACCGCAGCCTGCGCCTGTGCAATTGTGCGAAGATCCCGATCGAGCAGACCGGCGCGCAGGCCGAGCCAGGCCCGCAGGGGTTGCGGCAGCGCTGTGAACGACCCTAGTGGCGGCACCGCGGTCAACAGCACCTGCTCGCTGCAGCAGGAAAAACGTCGTACCAGTTCCCTGATGCTCCGCCTCCACCGCCAGCGCGGCGTCAGATGCGTCGTATCATTCACGCCCAGCACGATGACGACCGCATCCCACCGCGCGTCAGGCATTTCGAGGGAGGCGGCAAGGGTTTCGGCGGCCGTGGCACCGTTGCGACCGCATGCCTGCCAGCAGACCGTTCGGCTCAGGCGGACGGCTAGCTGCACCGCGAGCTGACCGCTGAGCGCATCGGCCTGGCGCTCAACGCCCACCCCGGCAACCGTCGACTCACCGACCAGCAGCAGACGGAAGGGCTCTCCCTGCGCGACCGCTTTCGCGCAGGCGACTGTGCCGTGCCAGGGGTCGGCTGCATCGGGCAGGCGCAAGGCAGTGCGGCGCACCCACATTGCCTGAGGCAGCAGCAGTGGTAATGCAGGCGCCGCCAGATACCACCACCGACTCAGAGCGTAATCTCGACGGCCTGCGCGACGCGCATGGCACGGGCGCGGGCGGCCTCGACGGTCTCGTCGCGGGCCAGAGCGACACCCATGCGCCGCTGACCATCGACGTCCGGCTTGCCGAACAGACGCAACTGGGTATCAGGCTCGGCCAACGCCGCGGGCAGGTTGCCGAAGGTGACCTGTGCGGATTGACCAGTGACCAGTATCACCGCCGATGCCGATGCCCCCAGCTGCCGGATCTGCGGGATCGGCAAGCCGAGAATCGCTCGGGCATGCAGCGCAAACTCGGAGAGGTCCTGCGAGATCATGGTCACCATGCCGGTGTCATGCGGGCGGGGAGACACCTCACTGAACCAGACCTGGTCGCCCTTGACGAACAGCTCGACGCCGAACAGGCCGCGACCACCCAGCGCATCCGTCACCTCCAGCGCCACCCGCTGGGCTTCGGCCAGTGCCGCGTCGGACATGGGCTGTGGCTGCCAGGATTCCTGATAGTCCCCGCCTTCCTGACGATGGCCGATCGGCGCGCAGAAGTCGGTCCCGCCCACATGGCGCACGGTGAGCAGCGTGATCTCGTAATCGAAGTCGACAAAACCTTCCACGATTACCCGGCCCTGACCTGCCCGACCGCCGGCCTGGGCATATTCCCAGGCTGTATCGATCTCCGCGTCGGACCTGATCAGGCTCTGTCCCTTGCCTGATGAGCTCATCACCGGTTTCACCACGCAAGGCAGGCCGATGTCCCTGACGGCGTCACGGTACTGCTCGAGGGTATCGGCAAACCGGTAGGCAGAGGTGGGCAGGCCGAGCTGCTCGGCCGCCAGTTGACGAATGCCTTCGCGGTTCATGGTCAGCCACGCGGCATTCGCGGTCGGCACCACGTTGTAGCCTTCCTGTTCCAGTTCAAGCAGCGTTGCCGTAGCGATGGCCTCGATCTCAGGCACTACATAATCCGGCTGCTCGGCTTCGATCACCTCGCGCAGCAGACGGCCGTCGAGCATGTTGATCACGTGGCTGCGGTGGGCAACCTGCATGGCCGGCGCGTGGTCATAGCGGTCCACTGCAATCACCTCGCAGCCCAGCCGTTGCAGTTCGATCACCAGTTCTTTGCCCAGCTCGCCGGAGCCGAGCAGAAGCACGCGTGTCGCCGTAGGTGAGTACGGCGTGCCAATCGGAGTCATGTTCTCAGTTTCCGTTCGATTCGTTGGACATCCACAGCCCCTGGCGGCGGGCGCGCTGCTCGCACAGCGCCAGCACCTGCCGGCGCTCGTCATCGGTCATGCGCCCCCAGCGGACGATTTCGTCGCCGGTGCGCTGGCAGCCGGTACATACGTCATCATCGTCCAGGCAGCACACGGCCACGCAAGGCGACCGCACCGCTGGGGTACTCATTCAGTCGTCCTGCGGCTTCAGATCCCGACGATAGCGCTGGGCATTGTGAACATAGTGCGCGGCACCCGCCTCGATCATCTTCTTCTGCTGGTCGTTGAGTTCGCGCACCACCTTGCCGGGCGAGCCCATGACCAGCGAACCATCGGGAATTTCCTTGCCTTCGGGTATCAGCGCATTCGCGCCGATGATGCAATGCTTGCCGATCTTCGCCCCGTTGAGCACCACCGCGTTGATGCCGATCAGGCTGTAGTCGCCCACGGTGCACCCATGCAGCATGGCATTGTGGCCGACCGTCACGCCCTTGCCGAGCGTCAACGGAGAACCGGGGTCGGTATGCATGACCGCGCCATCCTGTACGTTGCTGTGTTCGCCAATCAGGATGAGTTCGTTGTCGCCGCGGATCACCGCGCCGAACCAGACGCTGGCACCCGCCTCCAGCCGCACCTTGCCCACCACAACGGCACTGTCGGCGATCCAGGCATCGGCGGCCATTTCAACCCGCGCATCTCCAAGGCTGTACTTCATGTTCACTCCTTCTCGTGATCGGATTCATAGGGGGTGTGCAGCGGGATGCGCGCGTCGAATGCCACGTTCATCAGCTCGGTCAGCATCAGCGCGGTCAAGCCCCATATCTTGAAGCCTTCGAAGCGATAGCTGGGCACGTACCAGCTGCGGCCCTGGTAATCGATACGGTGGGTCATTTCCCGCGGGTCGCCGATGAAGTAGCGCACAGGAACACGGAAGACCTCTTCGATTTCACTGGGATTGGGTTGCAGATCGAATATGTCAGGCACAATGCCGACGTAGGGGGTTACCTTGATGCCGAAACGCGACACCAGGCTGTCCATGGGACCGATCACCTCCACCGCTTCCGGCGGCAGACCGATCTCCTCATGGGTCTCACGCAAGGCGGTGTAGCGCAGATCCACATCGCCCGGATCACGCCGTCCCCCCGGGAAAGACACTTCGCCGGAGTGCGTAGACAGGCGCCGCGAGCGCAGCGTCAGAATGATCTCCGGTTCGTCGTTCACGCAGGTGACCGGAATCAGAACACCGGCTTCCGGCAAGCCCGCCGCCTCGATCTCGCGCGGCGTGTGTCCCAGTACCCGCGTGCGCATCTGGTCCAGCATGCAGCACACCCTCGAAATTTTTCCCAATCATGGCACGATCATCGGTACCGGACCATAACCGCCCGAGCGATGAATGACTATTCATAGGCATGAGCCTATAGCGCGCCGCCACCCTTGCCGAGCCCGCAATTGCGCCGCAAGATAAGGCGAAAGTGAACCCGCCAGCCACGCAGGGATCCGAACCAGCATGAATTATTGCAGTCATTGCGGCGAAAGCGTCGAAGAACGTGTCCCCGACGGCGACAATCGCCTTCGCTATGTATGCGGACACTGCGACACCATCCATTACCAGAACCCGCGGATCGTCGCCGGCTGTCTGGCCGTCCACGAACAGCAGGTTCTGCTCTGTCGCCGCGCCATCGAACCACGGCGCGGCTTCTGGACGCTCCCGGCCGGTTTCATGGAAAACGGCGAAACCACCGAGCAGGCTGCCCTGCGGGAAACCTGGGAAGAAGCGCGCGCACGGGTTCGGGCACAACAGCTGTACATGCTGTTCAACCTGCCGCATATCAACCAGGTCTATATGTTCTTCCGCGCCGAACTCAGTGATCTGGACTTTGCCGCGGGGGAAGAGAGCCTGGAGGTGCGGCTGTTCCACGAGCACGAGGTGCCCTGGAACGAGTTGGCCTTCCCCACGATCGGCAAGACGCTGAAGCAGTATTTCATCGATCGCCAGGTGCGCGACTACCCGGTACGCATGACCGACATCAATTTCCCGGCGCGAGCGCCCCGCCAGGCCGTATGAGCCGACTGGCGGTCTGGCTGCTGAGTCTGCTGCTGGCGTTTCCCGCTGCGGCCGGCCCGCTCGTCGACAAGGTGCTGGTGCACAAGTACGAGCGGCGTCTTGAGGTCATCAGCGAGGGCGAGGTCATCCGCAGCTACCGCGTTTCGCTCGGCAAGCAGCCGACCGGCCACAAACAGCGGGCCGGCGATCAGCGCACGCCTGAGGGCCTGTATACCATCGACTGGCGCCAGGAGAGCGAGCGCTTCAACCTGAGCCTGCATCTGGACTACCCGAACCTCAAGGACCTCACGGGGGCATGGAAGCGCGGCGACGACCCCGGTGGCATGATCATGATCCACGGCACCCCGATCGATGAGGAGTACCCGGAATGGTTCTTCGAAGGGCTCGAC
Above is a window of Halopseudomonas nanhaiensis DNA encoding:
- the trmD gene encoding tRNA (guanosine(37)-N1)-methyltransferase TrmD, whose translation is MWAGVVTLFPEMFSALTEYGVTGRAVSREQMTVVFSNPRDHAHDRHRTVDDRPFGGGPGMLMKVEPLLEAIEAIREQAPAPPRVIYLSPQGRPLTQQRARELSQLESIVLLCGRYEGIDERIIDMCVDEEISIGDYVLSGGELGAMVLLDSVARLIPGVLGHADSAAEDSFTEGWLDCPHYTRPEEFAGRRVPEVLLSGNHALIRRWRLKQSLGRTWQRRPELLEDLTLSKEQQQLLAEFIREQATDNH
- the rimM gene encoding ribosome maturation factor RimM (Essential for efficient processing of 16S rRNA), which translates into the protein MASSPEQSGSPMLVLGKIVSVHGIRGAVKVLSHTDPLDNVLDYPQWSLRRGAEQRTVSVTGARVQGRVLIVQLKGVDDRNQAEDLVNFEICVAHDALPDLEDGEFYWYQLEGLRVETLEGQLLGRIDHMLETGSNDVMVVKPCEGSVDTRERLLPYLPDLYVKHIDLQAGLMQVDWDPEF
- the rpsP gene encoding 30S ribosomal protein S16, coding for MVTIRLARGGSKKRPFYHLTVANSRNARDGRFVERVGFFNPVAAGGEMRLSVNQERVSYWLSQGAQPSDRVASLLKEAQASA
- the ffh gene encoding signal recognition particle protein — its product is MFENLTDRLSHSLRGVTGRAKLTDENIKDTLREVRMALLEADVALPVVKSFVDQVRERAVGQEVSRSLSPGQAFVKIIRAELEAVMGETVGLNLAVSPPAVILMAGLQGAGKTTSVAKLAKTLRERQKKKVMVVSADVYRPAAIKQLETLAKEVDVSFFPSDAGQKPVAIVEAALREAKNRFMDVLIVDTAGRLHIDADMMDEIRAVHAAAKPAETLFVVDAMTGQDAATTAQAFNEALPLTGVILTKVDGDARGGAALSVRHITGKPIKFLGMGEKTDALEVFHPDRVASRILGMGDVLSLIEQAEQKLDKDKAEKLAKKLKKGKGFDLEDFRDQLQQMRGMGGLGSLMDKLPMMGKISPSQMETAQTQAEKQFKQMEAIINSMTPGERRNPDIISGSRKRRIAAGSGTQIQDIGRVIKQHKQMQKMMKKVSGKGGMAKLMRGMGGLGGGGGGGMMPPGGGMPKF
- a CDS encoding cytochrome C assembly family protein, which produces MTALISSVLAAALYLGAAYYQMHCMGKRLAVNGNLLRGLGLAALLIHAISLYVELSRGPGLSLGFFNAASLIAWLVIALTLASSLRAPTASLLLGLFPLGAVTAVLSSLLPDHGAIRIAGQEGLLTHILLSILAYGILTIAAFQAVLLAVQNYQLKHKHPTRFIRTFPPLQTMERLLFQFLTCGEALLTLALISGFVYLDNMFAQDVAHKTLLSCLAWVVFGILLWGRYLRGWRGSNAIRWTLAGFLLLMLAYFGSKLVHEFVLPL
- a CDS encoding HlyC/CorC family transporter encodes the protein MNDTSTGVLLIVLLILIILSAFFSSSETSMMSLNRYRLKHLTKEGHKGARRASRLLERPDRLLGTILVGNNIVNILAASIATVIAVQVWGDAGIAIATVVLTVVVLIFGEITPKTLAALRPELIAFPASVVLSVLQKLLYPVVWLCSAISSLLLRMIGVNPSDTGADQLTTDELRTVVREAGLGMSRSRQSMLLGILDLEKMTVDDIMVPRNEAVGIDLEDDMPVIINQLRASHHTRLPVYEGDINNIKGIVHMRSIARLLSRGDLTKEALANACREPYFVPENTPLHTQLFNFQKQKRRIAIVVDEYGDVIGLVTLEDILEEIVGEFTTDMLLPSQDIHPQEDGSYVIEGGAAIRDINKQLQWKLPADGPKTLNGLITEQLESIPESPVCLTIGMYRLEILQTKDNMIKSVRVSARTSEARHADRAQTS
- a CDS encoding SGNH/GDSL hydrolase family protein, with the translated sequence MWVRRTALRLPDAADPWHGTVACAKAVAQGEPFRLLLVGESTVAGVGVERQADALSGQLAVQLAVRLSRTVCWQACGRNGATAAETLAASLEMPDARWDAVVIVLGVNDTTHLTPRWRWRRSIRELVRRFSCCSEQVLLTAVPPLGSFTALPQPLRAWLGLRAGLLDRDLRTIAQAQAAVHVPFAAVFAPHMLARDGYHPSAEGYRAWAAGVADRVAPDGQDV
- the purT gene encoding formate-dependent phosphoribosylglycinamide formyltransferase, with amino-acid sequence MTPIGTPYSPTATRVLLLGSGELGKELVIELQRLGCEVIAVDRYDHAPAMQVAHRSHVINMLDGRLLREVIEAEQPDYVVPEIEAIATATLLELEQEGYNVVPTANAAWLTMNREGIRQLAAEQLGLPTSAYRFADTLEQYRDAVRDIGLPCVVKPVMSSSGKGQSLIRSDAEIDTAWEYAQAGGRAGQGRVIVEGFVDFDYEITLLTVRHVGGTDFCAPIGHRQEGGDYQESWQPQPMSDAALAEAQRVALEVTDALGGRGLFGVELFVKGDQVWFSEVSPRPHDTGMVTMISQDLSEFALHARAILGLPIPQIRQLGASASAVILVTGQSAQVTFGNLPAALAEPDTQLRLFGKPDVDGQRRMGVALARDETVEAARARAMRVAQAVEITL
- a CDS encoding DUF1289 domain-containing protein, giving the protein MSTPAVRSPCVAVCCLDDDDVCTGCQRTGDEIVRWGRMTDDERRQVLALCEQRARRQGLWMSNESNGN
- a CDS encoding gamma carbonic anhydrase family protein, whose protein sequence is MKYSLGDARVEMAADAWIADSAVVVGKVRLEAGASVWFGAVIRGDNELILIGEHSNVQDGAVMHTDPGSPLTLGKGVTVGHNAMLHGCTVGDYSLIGINAVVLNGAKIGKHCIIGANALIPEGKEIPDGSLVMGSPGKVVRELNDQQKKMIEAGAAHYVHNAQRYRRDLKPQDD
- a CDS encoding NUDIX hydrolase, with protein sequence MLDQMRTRVLGHTPREIEAAGLPEAGVLIPVTCVNDEPEIILTLRSRRLSTHSGEVSFPGGRRDPGDVDLRYTALRETHEEIGLPPEAVEVIGPMDSLVSRFGIKVTPYVGIVPDIFDLQPNPSEIEEVFRVPVRYFIGDPREMTHRIDYQGRSWYVPSYRFEGFKIWGLTALMLTELMNVAFDARIPLHTPYESDHEKE
- a CDS encoding NUDIX hydrolase gives rise to the protein MNYCSHCGESVEERVPDGDNRLRYVCGHCDTIHYQNPRIVAGCLAVHEQQVLLCRRAIEPRRGFWTLPAGFMENGETTEQAALRETWEEARARVRAQQLYMLFNLPHINQVYMFFRAELSDLDFAAGEESLEVRLFHEHEVPWNELAFPTIGKTLKQYFIDRQVRDYPVRMTDINFPARAPRQAV
- a CDS encoding L,D-transpeptidase family protein, with the protein product MSRLAVWLLSLLLAFPAAAGPLVDKVLVHKYERRLEVISEGEVIRSYRVSLGKQPTGHKQRAGDQRTPEGLYTIDWRQESERFNLSLHLDYPNLKDLTGAWKRGDDPGGMIMIHGTPIDEEYPEWFFEGLDWTDGCIALKNADMRELWKLVPDGTPVEIRP